The following is a genomic window from Vicinamibacteria bacterium.
ACAAGTACGAGGACTGACACCCGGAACCTCACGTTTCTAGGGACCAGCGCCTTCCTCTTCATCGCGAGTGCGGGGGCCACGACCTCCTTGTGCGCCTCCATGTCGGGTGGCATGGTGATGCCCGGCGGCTGGACCATGTCCATGGCGTGGATGAGGATGCCCGGGCAGACATGGCTGGACGCGGCCGCTGCCTTCATGGGTATGTGGATGGTGATGATGGTGGCCATGATGCTGCCGTCTCTGGTGCCCATGCTGACGGGGTACCGTGGCTCCGTTGCGGGCGTGGGGACGGCTCGTCTAGACGCCCTTACGACGCTCGTGGGCGGGGGCTACTTCGCGATATGGGCTGTGTTCGGGGCAGCGGCGTACCCGGTCGGCATCGCGGTGGGGGCGGCCGAGATGCGATGGCCGGCGGTTGCGCGGTTTGTGCCCGTCGCCACTGGCCTCGTCCTCCTCTTGGCCGGCGGCGTTCAGCTCACGGCGTGGAAGGCCCGCCATCTCGGCCACTGTCGGGCCGCATGCGGCTGCGGGCCTCGGCTGTCTCCCGACGCCCCAAGCGCATGGCGGCACGGCCTCCACCTCGGCGCGCAGTGCAGTTTGTGCTGCTCCGGGTTCATACTGATCCTGCTGGCGACGGGCGTGATGGATCTGAGGATCATGACGGTAATGGCCGGAGCAATTACCGCGGAACGGCTCGCGCCCTGGCCCGATCGCGTTGCCCGGGTCGCGGGCGTCGTCGTTATCGTCATTGCGGTCTTCGTGATCGCGCGAAGCCTGGGCGTGATTTCGGGCTAGGAGGCGGACCGAGAGGTCATGGTCTCGCGGGGCCTGCGGGGCGGCGTCCGGACCTTTCCGATGCGGTCGGGCACCGGGCGAACCAAGTTCACGGTTTCAGCTCGTAGGATTTGCCAAGCGGTCCGGCGGCTTCCCAATGTTTGCGCGCCCGCACCAGCTCGGCGATCTGGCGGATGTGCCCCAAGTCGTGCATGGCCCACTCGTGCATCATTTGTTCCAGGGTGATCTCGCCCGCCTCCTGATGGTGCGCCGTGCGCTGTCCGGCGCCAACGGGCAGGTCCCGTAGAAACTCCACGTTGGTCTCGCGCTGTTCCTCGAAGTGGTCGAAGGAATCTTCGGGGTCCGCGCGACGGTAGAGCTCCAGGTGAAACTGCGCGTCATCCGGTTCGAGTGCGGGTCGCTCCTCGGCGAGGAACCGGTCGACCCGCATCCGATAGCAGTGGCTCTCGCTGTGCGAGAGATGGGCCAGAACTTCACCGATCGAGAAGCGGTCGGGGGCGGGCTTCCAGCGCACGTCGTCGTACGAAAGCCCGGTCATCAGACCGCGTAGAACGGCGGGGGTGGCTTCAAGCAGGTCGAGGCACGGCAGTCCGTTTGCACTCATGCCCTCATCCTACGATGTTCTCGCCGCCATCCACAGGGGATGTGGAGACCCTCATCGGTGATGGTTCGCGTGTACGACAATCCTGGGTGGCCGGACCTGGTACCGCTTGAGTGGGCGGGGTTTAGTATGGCAGAAAGTGTGGGAACATTGGCATTGTCTCCTGGGCCGATCCGCGGCATGCTTCTACCATGTCGAAGCGCTCATCGCTCAAAGGGGGATTGGCCCATGCGCGGACGCTGCGGGTTGCCATGCTCGCGTATCCGGACGTCCAGATGCTGGATGTCATGGGGCCGCTCGAGGTCTTCTCGCGGACATCGCGATGGCTTCGGGACAATGGCAAGCGAGAAGACGACGCCTACAGCCTCGAGATCATCGGACTGACACGGGGGGTCCTCCGGGCGTCGTCGGGACTTCGTCTGTACGCCGATCGTCGTTTCGAGGAGGTTGGCCGGGGGATCGACACCCTCCTGATCGCAGGAGGGAAGGGAGCGGAGCGCTACCGCGCGCTGGCGCCGTTGGTTCGCTGGATCCGGCGCCAGGCTGGCTGGGTCAAGCGGCTCGCCTCGGTCTGCACGGGAGCCTTTTTCCTGGGCGAGGCGGGCCTCTTGAAAGGGCGCCGGGCCACCACGCACTGGGACTGGTGCGGCCGGCTGGCCAAGCGCTATCCGGACGTCGACGTTGTGTCGGACCCGATCTTTGTTCGGGAGGGCCAGATCTACACCTCAGCTGGCGTCACCGCGGGCATGGATCTCGCGCTGGCCATGGTGGAGGAGGACCAGGGGCGTGATGTCGCCCTTGCCGTGGCACGCGAGCTCGTCATGTTCCTGCAGCGGCCCGGGGGCCAGGCGCAATTCAGCGCTCAGCTCGCCGTGCAGTTGGCGGAGCGTGAGCCGGTCCGTGACCTCCAGACGTACATCCTCGATCACCCTCGCGAGGACCTGACGGTCGAGACGCTCGCCGGCCGTGTGGGCATGAGCCCGCGTAACTTCGCCCGGGTCTTCAGTCGTGAGGTGGGGATGACCCCGGCCCGTTTCGTCACCTCCGCCCGCGTCGAGACGGCGCGCCGGCTCCTCGAGGAGTCGCTGGAGGCCCTGGAGACGATCTGCTCCATGAGCGGGCTCGGCACGCCGGAGTCCATGCGACGGGCCTTCATGCGCAGCGTCGGTATCCCGCCGGGCCAGTATCGGAAGCGCTTCAGCCTGCATCAACCGGGCGCAGAGCGTCCGCGCCCGCCGGCCCGGGGCCGCCTGGAGCTGAAGCGGCTGAGAACCCCGGCGCGAACGGCCGCGTCTTGGTCATTGCCCGGCGACAAAGCCCATCTGGCAGCTCGTCGTAAGGGGGGTCGGGGGTAAGCATGCGACCCGTGGTCGCAGTGGAGACACGATGAAGAGAAGAGACTTGCTCAAGAGCTCGACGGCACTTGGTGTGATGGCCGCTACAGCGGGGCTGGCCCTTCGTGGACGCTCGGGGGACGCCGGAACGCTCAAGGGCCCAGACCGCAACACGCTACCCGTCAAACCGCTTCCGCTCAAGCCTCCCGCCCAAGGTGAAATCCCTGTAGCCTTTCTGGTTTCGGAGGGCGCAGTTGTCATCGACTTCTGCGGTCCCTGGGAGGTCTTCCAGGACGTCAGCCTCCCCGGCCGCCAGGCCCAGGCGTTCCGTCTATACACAGTAGGGGAGACGACCACGCCCGTGCGCGCCAGCGGCGGGATGAAGATCGTCCCCGACTACACCTTCGCGACCGCTCCCGCGCCCAAGGTCCTCGTCATCCCTGCCCAGAGTGGGCGAAGCGACGCGACGCTGGAGTGGATCCGCAAGGCAACGCGCAACACCGACGTCACCATGTCGGTCTGCACGGGAGCCTTTCTGCTCGCCAAGACGGGTCTTCTCTCGGGTAAGGCCGCTACGACCCACCACAGCGGGTACCGCGGCTTCGCCATCGAGTTCCCCGATGTTCAGCTCAGGCGCGGGGCGAGGTTCGTCGAAGAAGGCAATCTCGCCACCGCCGGTGGCCTTTCGTCCGGCATCGACCTCGCACTGCGCGTAGTCGAACGCTATTTTGGCCGGGAGGTGGCTACCGCGACCGCCTATCAGATGGAATATCAGGGCCAAGGCTGGATGAACCCGGATTCGAACGAGGTCTACGCCGAAGGACGCACCTCCACGGAGAAGCATCCGCTTTGTCCCGTTTGCGAAATGGATGTCGACCCGGCGATTGCACCAAAGTCCGCTTACAAGGGCAAGACCTACTACTTCTGCTCGTCGGACCACAAGGAGGACTTTGACGCGGCCCCGGACAAGTTTACGAAAGAGATCAAGCCGCAGTGATGAGCCAAGCTTCAAAGCCCCTGGCGAGGGGGAGCTGGCCGGGAACGCCGACCGAGCAGCTGGTGCGGCGTGCTCCCTCGATGGCAGCAGTCAGCTGCCGCGTGCCTACCCTGCTAGCTCAAGCTGACCGGGACAAGAGCCGCGATGGGGACGAATCGACCGGGATGGTGCGGCGCGAACATCTCGATTTCCCGAAAGCCGCTAGCGCACAGTCGGTACCACGAACTTGTCCAAATACTCTTCTAACTTGTTGCGATTCTTGGTCCGATAAGCGCTGTAATCGCGGGCGATGCCGCCATCGCCCAAGCTGAACAGCACGTAAGCCTCAAGCAGGCCGGCCTGCCGTAGCGTCAGCAGCAGGCTGGCGGATTGGTCAGCGGTCAGCAATTCCTCGATCGTCCCCTTGGCTTTCAGGTTCTCGAGCACCTCGGCCGCAGCACCGAGAGCGTCGGACTCTTCCGCCAAGCTGTGCCTGTTTTCTTTCTCCTCGGGAAAGCGCTGCGTGAACCTGCCCCCACTCTGCCAATTCGCCCTGGCGTTGCGGTATGCCTGCCAAGCGCTGGCAACGTCCGGCGACGGCGGATGGGCGGTCGGCAAGTCCTTTGGCGCGGGAGGAACACCAATGTAGACCTCGTTGACGCGGGCGCCATTGAGATTCGCCCAGGCCCGCAATTCGCGCCAGACCATTCGGTTATACGGTTCGGCAACGACCGCCTGAATCAGCATCTTCCGCGCCTTGGCCATGTCACCCTCCAGGGCCAACATGTCTGCATAGTAGCGATAGGCGGTTTCAACGTTCGGGTCGAGCTGGATCGCGCGCTCATACCATGCGGCACCTTGGGCGAATTGATTCTGCTTGTGGTACGCGTTGCCGATGAAGAGCGCGGCAGCGTAGTTCGTGGGCTCCAGTTCCAACGCCCTCGTGTAGTCAGTGACGGCCTCGGCGAAGTCGCGCCGTGAGAAGGCAGCCTCCCCGGCACGCATCAGCTTTTCCACTTGCGGGCTGTCAGAGAACTTGATGGCGCCGCTCGCCGGCAGGTGTCGCAGTAGCTCCGACAGATTCAGCGCCAACGGGCTCCTATTGCCGAGATCCCATGCCTTGTCCAGAAGGTTGCGGGCGCGAAGCCGTTCCCTTCCCGCCGCCTCTTGATTGGCCAGAGTTGCTGCGTGATCGACCAAGGACGCCGCCAAGGCAACAAGCATGGCATCGTCTGTGGGGTTGGCTTTCACTAGCTCTTCCAAGAGAGGGAGCGCTTCCAGGCGCTTGCCCTGCGCTAAGAGCTCGGTGGCCGTTTCTTGCTTGACCCGGTAAGCGGCATCCAAGACCTGTGAGGCAACCGAGGGTGCCGCCCAGGCATTTGAGAGGAATACGAGAAGAAGGCCACGGCCATCACAGATGCGCACGGCGGCCGTCCTCGGTGCGGTCCGGTGCTGGTATGTCGGTTGCCCGCACCGCGATTCCAGTCCCGGCCACTACGCTTCTCCTCAGCAGGGGAAGATTGCCGGTGTCCCCTTACTGGCGCTCAGCCACGGGGCGCTCGTTCGATGGCTGAAGGGGCCGAGCCGTGTTGTGATAATGCGTCGTGTACTCAGCGATCTGGGCTTCTGACAACTCAATGGCATTCTTCATCACATACCAGGTCACGACCTCATTGCAGGTCGGAGTGGTCATCGATCCCGGATATCGGTAAAAGCGGCGGTCGGCGGGCAGGAGGTCGGCGGCATTGATCTTGACGCCCTCGACCTTGCTCTCCTTGCCCGGGGCGGGGATGCGCTCCCAAAGAGCCTTAATCACCGGGTTCTCTTTGCCGGCCGCAATCGGGACCTCGATAA
Proteins encoded in this region:
- a CDS encoding DinB family protein, whose amino-acid sequence is MSANGLPCLDLLEATPAVLRGLMTGLSYDDVRWKPAPDRFSIGEVLAHLSHSESHCYRMRVDRFLAEERPALEPDDAQFHLELYRRADPEDSFDHFEEQRETNVEFLRDLPVGAGQRTAHHQEAGEITLEQMMHEWAMHDLGHIRQIAELVRARKHWEAAGPLGKSYELKP
- a CDS encoding tetratricopeptide repeat protein, with translation MRICDGRGLLLVFLSNAWAAPSVASQVLDAAYRVKQETATELLAQGKRLEALPLLEELVKANPTDDAMLVALAASLVDHAATLANQEAAGRERLRARNLLDKAWDLGNRSPLALNLSELLRHLPASGAIKFSDSPQVEKLMRAGEAAFSRRDFAEAVTDYTRALELEPTNYAAALFIGNAYHKQNQFAQGAAWYERAIQLDPNVETAYRYYADMLALEGDMAKARKMLIQAVVAEPYNRMVWRELRAWANLNGARVNEVYIGVPPAPKDLPTAHPPSPDVASAWQAYRNARANWQSGGRFTQRFPEEKENRHSLAEESDALGAAAEVLENLKAKGTIEELLTADQSASLLLTLRQAGLLEAYVLFSLGDGGIARDYSAYRTKNRNKLEEYLDKFVVPTVR
- a CDS encoding DUF2182 domain-containing protein — protein: MSMAWMRMPGQTWLDAAAAFMGMWMVMMVAMMLPSLVPMLTGYRGSVAGVGTARLDALTTLVGGGYFAIWAVFGAAAYPVGIAVGAAEMRWPAVARFVPVATGLVLLLAGGVQLTAWKARHLGHCRAACGCGPRLSPDAPSAWRHGLHLGAQCSLCCSGFILILLATGVMDLRIMTVMAGAITAERLAPWPDRVARVAGVVVIVIAVFVIARSLGVISG
- a CDS encoding DJ-1/PfpI family protein encodes the protein MKRRDLLKSSTALGVMAATAGLALRGRSGDAGTLKGPDRNTLPVKPLPLKPPAQGEIPVAFLVSEGAVVIDFCGPWEVFQDVSLPGRQAQAFRLYTVGETTTPVRASGGMKIVPDYTFATAPAPKVLVIPAQSGRSDATLEWIRKATRNTDVTMSVCTGAFLLAKTGLLSGKAATTHHSGYRGFAIEFPDVQLRRGARFVEEGNLATAGGLSSGIDLALRVVERYFGREVATATAYQMEYQGQGWMNPDSNEVYAEGRTSTEKHPLCPVCEMDVDPAIAPKSAYKGKTYYFCSSDHKEDFDAAPDKFTKEIKPQ
- a CDS encoding DJ-1/PfpI family protein — its product is MSKRSSLKGGLAHARTLRVAMLAYPDVQMLDVMGPLEVFSRTSRWLRDNGKREDDAYSLEIIGLTRGVLRASSGLRLYADRRFEEVGRGIDTLLIAGGKGAERYRALAPLVRWIRRQAGWVKRLASVCTGAFFLGEAGLLKGRRATTHWDWCGRLAKRYPDVDVVSDPIFVREGQIYTSAGVTAGMDLALAMVEEDQGRDVALAVARELVMFLQRPGGQAQFSAQLAVQLAEREPVRDLQTYILDHPREDLTVETLAGRVGMSPRNFARVFSREVGMTPARFVTSARVETARRLLEESLEALETICSMSGLGTPESMRRAFMRSVGIPPGQYRKRFSLHQPGAERPRPPARGRLELKRLRTPARTAASWSLPGDKAHLAARRKGGRG